One stretch of Psilocybe cubensis strain MGC-MH-2018 chromosome 6, whole genome shotgun sequence DNA includes these proteins:
- a CDS encoding Nucleolar protein 12 yields the protein MSLSSLLLGQTKTLIDKELDSLFQNPVVKPAIPGPSKSTPTPVKKRKLDDVKEELDSSVKRVKSSIKTSDSNTNDVEKPKPEAKVVKIQKPKKAGKGKAKEIEPDATDSEDDEKLEAAYLKGQAASKTGDKEVVSEEEDEEDVDPSTLVHESIKKSNKKSRAPKVKYAPSEETPELRDQRTVFVGNLPLDVASKKPLSKQLQRHILSFLPTAKIESIRFRSIPFQAPTTKLPTSDDESNISKPKSAAKKETRQHIKDRTSTWRSTLDEKDEDGLQKDEKRFLNPSQKKKIAFINHEFHSTADSVNAYIVFAHPPNLEGRPANLPPPPPTMDPYEAARLAAKKCNNTLFMKRMLRVDLVGENAHGKADNEAVKAPANLGTDPRLSVFVGNLDFASKEEDLRVFFEGVVSTERGPPPPLQEQDGEDTASKKPATWVTGVRIVRDKDSQLGKGFAYVQFADRECVDEILALEETKLKFAKRKLRVQRCKIGGKQAPQSKAFSTATAIEIPKGDPRLGERLHGLPKEERKQLKSSDADRVARRLAKKKARNAMKPSVGKMAKRKGGKDRKDRKRVRSS from the exons ATGTCTCTTTCCTCGCTGCTTCTCGGGCAAACCAAAACTttaattgacaaagaattgGATAGTCTATTTCAAAACCCA GTTGTCAAACCTGCTATCCCTGGTCCATCAAAAAGTACACCCACACCGGTAAAGAAACGAAAACTAGATGATGTGAAGGAGGAACTAGATTCCTCGGTAAAACGCGTAAAGTCTTCGATAAAGACATCAGACTCAAATACGAACGATGTGGAGAAACCTAAACCTGAAGCTAAGGTTGTGAAGAtccaaaaacccaaaaaagcCGGGAAAGGAAAGGCGAAGGAGATTGAACCAGACGCAACAGATTcagaggatgatgaaaaaCTGGAGGCCGCATATTTGAAAGGTCAAGCTGCTTCTAAAACGGGAGACAAGGAAGTAGTctcggaagaagaagacgaggaggacgtCGATCCATCTACATTGGTTCACGAATCAATCAAAAAGTCGAACAAAAAATCTCGAGCACCAAAAGTTAAATATGCCCCTTCTGAAGAGACACCCGAACTCAGGGACCAACGCACTGTCTTTGTTGGTAATCTACCACTCGATGTCGCTTCTAAAAAG CCCTTGAGTAAACAACTCCAACGTCATATTCTTTCATTCCTCCCCACCGCTAAAATCGAGTCTATCCGCTTCCGTTCAATACCCTTCCAAGCACCAACAACAAAACTTCCTACCTCCGACGATGAAAGCAATATTTCCAAACCAAAATCCGCCGCCAAAAAAGAGACAAGACAACACATTAAAGATCGTACTTCTACCTGGCGGTCGACACTGGACgaaaaagatgaagatggtttgcagaaagatgaaaagCGCTTCCTCAATCCCtcccagaagaagaaaatcgCGTTTATTAACCATGAATTCCATTCGACGGCCGATAGCGTCAATGCCTACATCGTCTTTGCGCACCCCCCAAATCTAGAAGGACGTCCTGCTAATttgcctccacctccacctacAATGGATCCGTACGAGGCCGCACGCCTCGCAGCGAAGAAATGCAACAATACCCTTTTTATGAAGCGCATGCTCCGGGTAGACTTGGTTGGCGAGAATGCGCATGGCAAAGCCGATAATGAGGCTGTTAAGGCACCAGCCAATTTGGGCACGGACCCGCGACTTTCTGTATTTGTCGGTAATCTGGACTTCGCGAGCAAGGAAGAAGACCTCCGAGTCTTCTTTGAAGGGGTCGTTAGCACTGAGCGAGGACCACCGCCTCCTTTGCAGGAACAAGACGGCGAGGATACTGCATCGAAGAAACCGGCAACCTGGGTTACGGGAGTGCGTATAGTAAGAGACAAAGATTCACAGCTTGGAAAGGGGTTTGCTTATGTGCAGTTTGCG GATAGAGAATGCGTTGATGAAATACTAGCGCTTGAAGAAACAAAACTCAAGTTTGCGAAACGCAAACTACGCGTTCAGCGTTGTAAAATCGGTGGAAAACAAGCTCCCCAGTCGAAAGCATTTTCTACCGCTACTGCAATCGAAATCCCCAAAGGCGATCCACGACTGGGCGAAAGACTTCATGGACTGCCTAAAGAAGAACGCAAGCAGCTCAAGTCGTCGGACGCTGATCGTGTAGCAAGGAGGTTGGCAAAAAAGAAGGCGAGGAATGCCATGAAGCCTTCTGTCGGGAAAATGGCGAAAAGAAAAGGTGGAAAGGATCGGAAGGATCGGAAAAGGGTGCGCTCTTCGTAG
- a CDS encoding 2-oxoisovalerate dehydrogenase subunit alpha, mitochondrial, whose amino-acid sequence MAQVFGNENDTSGKGRQMPVHFGSPEHHFHTISSPLATQIPQAAGVAYALRRMPNRRSQNIAACYFGEGAASEGDFHAGFMLASTIPSPVLYIARNNGFAISTPSSEQYNGDGIASRGPGYGIDTIRVDGNDVLAVLTAVREARRRCLEQGRAVLVESMSYRVGHHSTSDDSFAYRARSEVEDKKRIDNPITRFRLFMESQGWWDADAETELKARLKADVMKAFKKADSLKRPELGQLFTDVYGGEEPWNIKEQRQELVGLLKKYGQIWEPWRKELGKFRNTGQDLLNPQGR is encoded by the exons ATGGCCCAGGTCTTTGGAAACGAAAACGATACCTCGGGCAAAGGCAGGCAAATGCCCGTC CACTTTGGATCTCCGGAACACCACTTTCACACAATATCTTCTCCCCTCGCAACACAGATACCCCAAGCAGCTGGCGTAGCGTATGCTCTCCGTCGAATGCCGAACCGACGCTCACAAAATATCGCTGCATGCTATTTTGGAGAGGGCGCTGCTTCCGAGGGAG acTTCCATGCAGGATTTATGCTGGCATCTACCATTCCATCTCCAGTGCTTTATATAGCACGCAACAACGGGTTTGCTATCAGCACACCCAGTTCAGAGCAGTACAACGGAGATGGTATTGCTAGCCGGGGTCCTGGGTATGGTATTGATACTATCCGAGTAGATGGTAATGACGTACTTGCCGTCCTGACTGCTGTAAGGGAGGCTAGGAGACGTTGCTTGGAGCAAGGTCGCGCTGTTCTCGTTGAATCCATGTCGTATCG CGTTGGCCATCATTCTACTTCCGATGACTCTTTTGCGTATCGTGCAAGGTCAGAGGTGGAAGACAAAAAACGTATCGACAACCCTATTACAAGATTCCGTCTTTTCATGGAATCTCAGGGTTGGTGGGATGCAGACGCAGAGACTGAGTTGAAAGCGCGTCTTAAGGCGGATGTCATGAAAGCCTTCAAGAAAGCCGACTCCCTCAAGCGCCCAGAGCTTGGACAACTTTTTACCGATGTGTATGGTGGAGAAGAGCCATGGAATATT AAAGAGCAAAGACAGGAGCTCGTAGGACTCCTGAAGAAATACGGGCAGATCTGGGAACCATGGCGAAAGGAGCTGGGCAAGTTCAGAAACACAGGCCAAGATCTCCTTAACCCTCAGGGGAGATAA
- a CDS encoding 2-oxoisovalerate dehydrogenase subunit alpha, mitochondrial translates to MIRTELTRSTPAFSRAFSRSYTSRRDLLPTTQSPIITKLDFFNSVGGKDNPIPTYRLIDGVGKPLQGAQLPDIDKDYARKLYEHMQLLPTLDNVLYNVQRQGKISFYYGEEATIIGSAAALEKDDE, encoded by the exons ATGATCCGGACAGAGCTTACAAGGTCGACCCCAGCGTTCTCTAGGGCCTTTTCTCGAAGTTATACAAGTCGAAGGGACCTTCTTCCGACCACACAGTCTCCAATCATCACAAAACTCGATTTTTTCAACTCGGTTGGAGGTAAAGATAACCCAATACCTACCTATCGTCTCATAGATGGTGTTGGTAAACCACTACAAGGAGCCCAGCTACCTGAT ATCGACAAAGATTATGCTCGAAAATTGTACGAGCACATGCAACTTCTGCCAACTTTGGACAATGTACTATATAATGTCCAGCGCCAGGGAAAGATATCCTTCTAC TACGGCGAAGAAGCCACTATTATCGGCTCGGCTGCTGCCCTGGAAAAGGACGACGAGTAA